From Streptomyces chrestomyceticus JCM 4735, one genomic window encodes:
- a CDS encoding serine/threonine-protein kinase translates to MGSLRGEGRLIAGRYRLGERLGRGGMGTVWRATDEMLRRQVAVKELHLDDGPAGAERARAMREARSVARIKHPNVIVVHDVVEQDARPWIVMELVDGASLDDRLTGGGPLAPREVARIGLALLGALRVAHARGVLHRDIKPANVLLEEGTGRVVLTDFGVAQLPGSPTLTEAGGFVGSPEYTAPERMAGRHAGPAADLWSVGALLCAALSGQSPFHRDSLGGVLSAVQHEELELPEPARPLLAVVRGLLERDPERRLDIPGTERLLRGYLQSGRAPETPPPAAPERPAPAPEPGRTHGVPIPDALADRALAAAARPHTGRARTVILAGLAVCVLAGAGVGLAALFLRDGSGDADGKGGGHRATQSPSLPPSQERSGTPGTAAPAPPGYVMVRDPLGFALAVPEGFTRSYEKPRVFYSSEGKRYRLGIRLREPAPTDPLDTLRRAHAKAPDEYPGYRDGSVTRATHRGLPAARWEFTWDGGPEDGGPRHTFDLLWEEGGRTYDVWVSAPLAERDRAKRHFTVALRTFHAVGTGFPAG, encoded by the coding sequence ATGGGGAGCTTGCGGGGCGAGGGCCGGCTCATCGCCGGCCGCTACCGCCTGGGCGAACGGCTCGGCCGCGGCGGCATGGGAACGGTCTGGCGCGCCACCGACGAGATGCTGCGCCGCCAGGTCGCGGTCAAGGAACTGCACCTGGACGACGGCCCGGCCGGCGCGGAGCGGGCGCGCGCCATGCGCGAGGCCCGGTCCGTCGCGCGGATCAAGCACCCGAACGTGATCGTCGTGCACGACGTCGTCGAACAGGACGCGCGCCCGTGGATCGTCATGGAGCTGGTCGACGGCGCCTCCCTCGACGACCGGCTGACCGGCGGTGGCCCGCTGGCGCCCCGCGAGGTGGCGCGGATCGGACTGGCCCTGCTCGGCGCGCTGCGCGTGGCGCACGCGCGCGGCGTCCTGCACCGCGACATCAAGCCCGCCAACGTCCTGCTGGAGGAGGGCACCGGACGGGTCGTGCTCACCGACTTCGGCGTCGCCCAGCTCCCCGGCAGCCCGACGCTGACCGAGGCCGGCGGTTTCGTCGGCTCGCCCGAGTACACCGCGCCCGAACGGATGGCCGGCCGGCACGCCGGGCCGGCGGCGGACCTGTGGTCGGTCGGCGCGCTGCTGTGCGCGGCGCTCAGCGGGCAGTCGCCGTTCCACCGCGACTCGCTGGGCGGCGTGCTGAGCGCGGTCCAGCACGAGGAGCTCGAACTGCCCGAACCGGCCCGCCCCCTCCTGGCCGTGGTCCGCGGCCTGCTGGAACGCGATCCGGAGCGGCGGCTGGACATCCCGGGCACCGAACGGCTGTTGCGCGGCTACCTCCAGTCGGGCCGCGCCCCGGAGACACCCCCGCCCGCGGCCCCCGAGCGCCCGGCACCCGCGCCGGAGCCGGGCCGTACGCACGGTGTCCCGATACCGGATGCCCTGGCGGACCGCGCGCTGGCCGCCGCGGCCCGCCCGCACACCGGGCGCGCGCGCACAGTGATCCTGGCGGGCCTGGCGGTGTGTGTGCTGGCGGGGGCGGGGGTGGGCCTCGCAGCGCTGTTCCTTCGGGACGGGTCCGGGGACGCGGACGGCAAGGGCGGCGGCCACCGGGCCACGCAGTCACCGTCGCTTCCACCGTCGCAGGAACGTTCGGGCACCCCCGGTACGGCCGCCCCCGCCCCACCGGGTTACGTCATGGTGCGCGACCCGCTCGGCTTCGCCCTCGCCGTCCCCGAAGGCTTCACCCGCTCGTACGAGAAACCCCGCGTCTTCTACTCCTCCGAGGGCAAGCGCTACCGCCTCGGCATCCGCCTCCGGGAACCGGCCCCCACCGACCCGCTCGACACCCTGCGCCGCGCGCACGCGAAAGCCCCGGACGAGTACCCCGGCTACCGCGACGGCTCGGTCACGCGCGCCACACACCGCGGCCTCCCCGCCGCCCGCTGGGAGTTCACCTGGGACGGCGGCCCGGAGGACGGCGGCCCCCGGCACACGTTCGACCTCCTCTGGGAGGAGGGCGGACGGACGTACGACGTGTGGGTTTCGGCCCCGCTCGCCGAACGCGACCGGGCGAAACGCCACTTCACGGTCGCCCTGCGCACGTTCCACGCGGTGGGGACCGGCTTCCCGGCAGGGTGA
- a CDS encoding zf-HC2 domain-containing protein, whose protein sequence is MNGPEEWDRHDPDDRHGPEDSHGPDGPHAPHDPYDPGAPQGPGTGDASRSGGRPRIPSPRTAAEDNGTLPDALPPSAEPYAPGLPEPEPPAAPTSAPAPPSAPAPPPHRVLKSLLGAWALAACSPEETAAVEDHLTDCAPCADEALRLRDAVGLLHPADPLDLDPLLRSRVLEGCLGRRPARIPVPEWAAPYDAETAKLDALLSDMGQAEWQTPVRLRWFEDERPAERRTTVAGVIGHLLAVDGLVATALGLADPLGAAAPHGTAGPGDRTEACWQALADGRAPHATRAPWRDQSHALIRTVSFAGHGVTELAVPYGGDVRLPLRDAFLDRAFECWVHAGDIAEAVDYPYEAPAAGHLHLMVDLAARLLPRALASRRRAGLAPPPQCLVEAGAPGRTLHLEVEGSGGGHWYIALDSPGALGTPDRTVAHIALDSMEFCQLAAGHVPPEETAAGQHGEPEAIRDVLFATASLSRL, encoded by the coding sequence GTGAACGGCCCGGAGGAGTGGGACCGGCACGACCCGGACGACCGGCACGGCCCGGAGGACTCGCACGGCCCGGACGGCCCGCACGCCCCGCACGATCCGTACGATCCGGGCGCCCCGCAAGGCCCCGGCACCGGTGACGCGTCCCGCTCCGGCGGCCGGCCCCGTATACCGTCCCCACGCACCGCGGCCGAGGACAACGGGACACTGCCCGACGCGCTCCCGCCGTCGGCGGAACCGTACGCGCCGGGCCTACCGGAACCGGAACCACCGGCCGCCCCCACGTCCGCACCCGCTCCCCCATCCGCACCCGCACCACCCCCGCACCGGGTCCTGAAGTCCCTGCTCGGCGCGTGGGCCCTGGCCGCCTGCTCCCCCGAGGAGACGGCCGCCGTGGAGGACCACCTCACGGACTGCGCGCCCTGCGCGGACGAGGCACTGCGCCTGCGGGACGCGGTCGGCCTGCTGCATCCGGCCGACCCGCTGGACCTGGACCCGCTGCTGCGCTCGCGGGTGCTGGAGGGCTGCCTGGGCCGGCGTCCGGCCCGTATCCCCGTTCCGGAGTGGGCGGCCCCCTACGACGCCGAGACGGCCAAGCTGGACGCGCTGCTCAGCGACATGGGCCAGGCGGAGTGGCAGACTCCGGTACGGCTGCGCTGGTTCGAGGACGAGCGGCCCGCCGAGCGGCGCACCACCGTGGCCGGGGTCATCGGGCATCTGCTGGCCGTGGACGGTCTGGTCGCCACCGCGCTCGGCCTCGCCGACCCGCTGGGCGCCGCCGCCCCGCACGGGACGGCCGGGCCCGGCGACCGTACGGAAGCCTGCTGGCAGGCGCTCGCGGACGGCCGCGCCCCGCACGCCACCCGCGCACCGTGGCGCGACCAGAGCCACGCCCTGATCCGGACGGTGTCCTTCGCCGGCCACGGCGTCACCGAACTGGCCGTGCCGTACGGCGGCGACGTCCGGCTGCCGCTGCGCGACGCCTTCCTGGACCGCGCCTTCGAGTGCTGGGTGCACGCGGGCGACATCGCCGAGGCGGTCGACTATCCGTACGAGGCCCCGGCCGCCGGGCATCTGCACCTCATGGTCGACCTGGCGGCGCGGCTGCTGCCCCGCGCGCTGGCCTCCCGGCGCCGGGCCGGGCTGGCACCGCCGCCGCAGTGCCTGGTCGAGGCGGGCGCGCCCGGCCGTACGCTGCACCTGGAGGTCGAGGGCAGCGGCGGCGGGCACTGGTACATAGCCCTGGACTCGCCGGGCGCCCTCGGCACGCCGGACCGTACGGTCGCGCACATCGCGCTGGACAGCATGGAGTTCTGCCAACTGGCGGCCGGGCACGTGCCTCCGGAGGAGACGGCCGCCGGGCAGCACGGCGAGCCGGAGGCGATCCGCGACGTGCTGTTCGCCACGGCGTCGCTCTCGCGGCTGTGA
- a CDS encoding M64 family metallopeptidase: MHRPRRTPTPPGTSIRTRIRTRAATRRRTGVRVAAAAAGLALVGGMAATAPTASASPATASAPPPAAARTQQVEYFTPDGHPRHTTVPVATPKSLVSAHRARSAAELAADGDVTSVIRNGPTDKKVDVVIIGDGYTLAQQKDFHADAKAKWAQIAAVEPYASNRSLFNVWTVDAVSNQSGVSGDPSKGVVKDTALDTRFWCDDIERLLCVDTGKVESYASKAPDADLVLVLGNSAKYGGAGYNGITSSVGYDGIATASSDHRDSAQVAVHETGHSLGKLADEYVYDTNGTYSGPEPAAPNVTKMSVAEMKAKKAKWYRYLGQNSPDGGQVGAFEGGGYYPRGLNRPTENSIMRTLGREFNLPGRQAMIDGFHRHTGR; encoded by the coding sequence GTGCACAGACCCCGGCGTACCCCCACACCGCCCGGCACCTCCATACGCACGCGCATACGGACCCGGGCGGCCACCCGCCGCCGTACGGGCGTCCGCGTGGCCGCCGCCGCGGCCGGCCTCGCGCTCGTCGGCGGCATGGCGGCCACCGCCCCCACCGCCTCGGCTTCCCCCGCCACCGCCTCGGCGCCCCCGCCCGCGGCCGCCCGCACCCAGCAGGTCGAGTACTTCACCCCGGACGGGCACCCCCGCCACACCACCGTCCCGGTCGCCACGCCCAAGAGCCTGGTGAGCGCCCACCGCGCGCGCTCCGCCGCCGAACTGGCCGCCGACGGCGACGTGACCTCGGTCATCCGCAACGGCCCCACCGACAAGAAGGTCGACGTCGTCATCATCGGCGACGGCTACACGCTCGCCCAGCAGAAGGACTTCCACGCCGACGCGAAGGCCAAGTGGGCGCAGATCGCCGCCGTCGAGCCGTACGCCTCGAACCGCTCGCTGTTCAACGTCTGGACCGTGGACGCCGTCTCCAACCAGTCCGGCGTCTCCGGCGACCCGTCCAAGGGAGTGGTCAAGGACACCGCGCTGGACACCCGCTTCTGGTGCGACGACATCGAGCGCCTGCTGTGCGTGGACACGGGCAAGGTCGAGTCGTACGCCTCCAAGGCCCCGGACGCCGACCTCGTGCTCGTCCTCGGGAACTCCGCCAAGTACGGCGGCGCGGGCTACAACGGCATCACCTCGTCCGTCGGGTACGACGGCATCGCCACCGCCTCCTCCGACCACCGCGACTCCGCGCAGGTGGCGGTCCACGAGACGGGCCACTCCCTCGGGAAGCTGGCCGACGAGTACGTGTACGACACCAATGGCACGTACAGCGGCCCGGAGCCGGCCGCGCCCAACGTCACCAAGATGAGCGTCGCGGAGATGAAGGCCAAGAAGGCCAAGTGGTACCGCTACCTCGGCCAGAATTCGCCGGACGGCGGCCAGGTCGGCGCCTTCGAGGGCGGCGGCTACTACCCGCGCGGCCTCAACCGGCCCACCGAGAACTCGATCATGCGGACCCTGGGCCGGGAGTTCAACCTGCCCGGCCGTCAGGCGATGATCGACGGCTTCCACCGCCATACGGGCCGCTGA
- a CDS encoding response regulator, with amino-acid sequence MIRVAVVDDERLVRSGLRMILGTAPDIETVADCGGAEAVDTVLDSAADVVLLDIRMPDVDGLTVLRGLRAAPGPPAVAMLTTFDAQEYLTAALREGAAGFLLKDSDPEQLVRAVRTLAEGGSVLDPGVTRAVIGGFLTAEDQAAAVRAVQALTPRESEVLALLGEGLGNAQIAERMGLAPSTVKDHVRALLGKLGGLNRVQAAILADRAGLVAGGPR; translated from the coding sequence GTGATCCGTGTCGCGGTGGTGGACGACGAGCGGCTGGTCAGATCCGGGCTGCGGATGATCCTGGGCACCGCCCCGGACATCGAGACGGTCGCGGACTGCGGCGGCGCCGAGGCCGTGGACACCGTGCTGGACAGCGCGGCGGACGTCGTCCTGCTCGACATCCGGATGCCGGACGTGGACGGGCTGACCGTCCTGCGCGGCCTGCGCGCCGCGCCCGGACCGCCCGCCGTGGCCATGCTGACGACCTTCGACGCGCAGGAGTACCTGACCGCGGCGCTGCGCGAAGGCGCGGCCGGCTTCCTGCTCAAGGACTCCGACCCGGAACAACTCGTGCGGGCCGTACGGACCCTGGCCGAGGGCGGCAGCGTGCTCGACCCGGGCGTCACCCGCGCCGTGATCGGCGGCTTCCTCACCGCCGAGGACCAGGCCGCCGCGGTCCGCGCCGTACAGGCGCTGACGCCCCGGGAGTCCGAGGTGCTGGCCCTGCTCGGCGAGGGCCTGGGCAACGCGCAGATCGCGGAGCGGATGGGCCTGGCGCCGAGCACCGTCAAGGACCACGTACGGGCGCTGCTGGGCAAGCTGGGCGGGCTCAACCGCGTCCAGGCGGCGATCCTCGCCGACCGCGCGGGCCTCGTCGCGGGCGGCCCCCGGTGA
- a CDS encoding STAS domain-containing protein produces MSLKVAEGEQGRWAVLQVSGEMDLVTSPTVRQHVHDAVAEGRRSVVLDLSEVQFCDSSGVGVLIAARRLMRSCQGRLRLILPAQGAVDGSHVNRVLAALGVRRLFEVYPDLSTAVDEAAAPLSA; encoded by the coding sequence GTGTCGTTGAAGGTGGCAGAAGGCGAGCAGGGCCGCTGGGCCGTATTGCAGGTCTCCGGTGAGATGGACCTGGTCACGTCGCCGACGGTGCGCCAGCACGTGCACGACGCGGTCGCGGAGGGCCGCCGCAGTGTGGTGCTCGACCTCTCCGAGGTCCAGTTCTGCGACTCCAGCGGCGTCGGCGTGCTGATCGCCGCCCGCCGGCTGATGCGGTCCTGTCAGGGGCGGCTGCGGCTGATCCTGCCCGCGCAGGGCGCGGTGGACGGCTCGCACGTCAACCGGGTGCTCGCGGCGCTCGGCGTGCGCCGTCTCTTCGAGGTCTACCCGGACCTGAGCACGGCCGTCGACGAAGCGGCCGCCCCGCTGTCCGCGTAG
- a CDS encoding sensor histidine kinase, translating to MTARGGLPDGIRRAARLAVPLAVPVLLSMVDAFLVNGLDLGLELGVSLVAAAALLLRRRLPLAVFLVTLPGLYIGYIWFAPMVALYTLAALRPGRVRLGGCAVLLVAAHFLPYPLSDLDPGAYRENAQVLIDATVTSAAPIALGLLVRTRRELAARVDDLTRSLRREDRLIADRVLATERARLAREMHDVVAHQVSLISLQAGAVQVSTGEDAARESARTIRELSVRTLEELRHMVGILRAAGGGSADTRDLAPQPDLAELPRLIEMSALDVVYEHEVPDGAAGAKAVERAAFRTVQEALTNVRKHAPGARVRVRVAAVEAERGAEGAQPAAPRGLRVEVRNGPPDASAPAPALPGGGHGLVGLRERAQSLGGLLEAGHTADGGFLVRAEFPRGAG from the coding sequence GTGACCGCGCGCGGCGGCCTCCCCGACGGCATACGCCGGGCCGCGCGCCTGGCCGTACCCCTGGCCGTGCCGGTGCTGCTGTCCATGGTGGACGCCTTCCTGGTCAACGGTCTGGACCTGGGCCTGGAGTTGGGCGTCTCGCTGGTCGCCGCCGCCGCGCTGCTGCTGCGGCGCCGGCTGCCGCTCGCCGTCTTCCTCGTCACCCTCCCCGGCCTGTACATCGGCTACATCTGGTTCGCGCCGATGGTCGCCCTCTACACCCTCGCCGCGCTCCGCCCCGGCCGCGTCCGGCTCGGCGGCTGCGCCGTCCTGCTGGTCGCCGCGCACTTCCTCCCGTACCCGCTCTCCGACCTGGACCCGGGCGCGTACCGCGAGAACGCGCAGGTGCTGATCGACGCGACGGTGACCTCGGCCGCGCCCATCGCGCTGGGCCTGCTGGTGCGCACCCGCCGCGAACTGGCCGCCCGGGTCGACGACCTGACCCGCAGCCTGCGCCGCGAGGACCGGCTGATCGCGGACCGGGTGCTGGCCACCGAGCGGGCGCGGCTGGCCCGCGAGATGCACGACGTGGTCGCGCACCAGGTCAGCCTGATCAGCCTGCAGGCCGGGGCGGTGCAGGTGAGCACCGGGGAGGACGCCGCGCGGGAGTCGGCCCGTACGATCCGCGAGCTGTCCGTACGGACGCTGGAGGAGCTGCGGCACATGGTCGGCATCCTGCGGGCGGCCGGCGGCGGCAGCGCGGACACGCGGGACCTGGCACCGCAGCCGGACCTGGCCGAACTGCCGCGGCTGATCGAGATGAGCGCCCTGGACGTCGTGTACGAGCACGAGGTGCCGGACGGGGCGGCCGGGGCCAAGGCCGTGGAACGGGCCGCCTTCCGGACCGTCCAGGAAGCGCTGACCAACGTACGCAAGCACGCGCCGGGCGCGCGGGTACGGGTGCGGGTCGCGGCGGTGGAGGCGGAGCGGGGCGCCGAGGGGGCGCAGCCGGCGGCCCCGCGCGGGCTGCGGGTGGAGGTGCGCAACGGGCCGCCGGACGCCTCCGCGCCGGCCCCGGCGCTGCCGGGCGGCGGCCACGGCCTGGTCGGCCTGCGCGAGCGCGCCCAGAGCCTGGGCGGACTGCTGGAGGCCGGGCACACGGCGGACGGGGGATTTCTCGTACGGGCGGAATTCCCCCGGGGCGCGGGGTGA
- a CDS encoding SCO4402 family protein produces the protein MPLTDMPWWRWRSNVRSALHMLSDPVFQRETWLAGLPGYGDVTDAVYRLVEDTWLDNWSAEKYVGTIFRDSQEASLVDVAVLRVLRIMHQVGPDAPVTAYLEHHGWPEAVRAARDAHVRMATADGEDPDAPPHSLEVLAIMTRGQGAPA, from the coding sequence ATGCCGCTGACCGACATGCCGTGGTGGCGCTGGCGCAGCAATGTGCGCTCCGCGCTGCACATGCTTTCCGACCCCGTCTTCCAGCGGGAGACCTGGCTGGCCGGCCTCCCGGGGTACGGGGACGTCACCGACGCCGTCTACCGGCTCGTCGAGGACACCTGGCTGGACAACTGGTCCGCCGAGAAGTACGTCGGCACGATCTTCCGCGACTCCCAGGAGGCGTCCCTGGTCGACGTCGCCGTCCTGCGGGTGCTGCGCATCATGCACCAGGTCGGCCCGGACGCCCCGGTGACCGCCTACCTGGAGCACCACGGCTGGCCGGAGGCGGTACGGGCCGCGCGCGACGCGCACGTACGGATGGCGACGGCGGACGGCGAGGACCCGGACGCGCCGCCGCACTCGCTGGAGGTCCTGGCGATCATGACGCGGGGGCAGGGCGCCCCGGCCTGA
- a CDS encoding sigma-70 family RNA polymerase sigma factor, whose translation MGHDAPPRWDRRMQQRLARGEAAALGELYDRFASLVHSLARRVLGNETAADRITREVFGYIWENPDSYDPKQGSLRSWVAQLAHRQSVHRLRQTEAASARDRGQDAPEPAELERQIRAASTAARADYIVTSMPAPLRAALELAYFQRRDYRQTAADLGVTEDEARRRLRLGLQLLSTAHNHQALPPARPAESPPGGPGPGRQL comes from the coding sequence ATGGGACATGACGCACCACCGCGCTGGGACAGGCGGATGCAGCAGCGGCTGGCGCGCGGCGAGGCGGCCGCGCTCGGTGAGCTCTACGACCGGTTCGCTTCGCTTGTGCACAGCCTTGCCCGCCGGGTCCTCGGCAACGAGACCGCCGCCGACCGCATCACCCGCGAAGTCTTCGGCTACATCTGGGAGAACCCCGACTCCTACGACCCCAAACAGGGCTCGCTGCGCTCCTGGGTGGCCCAGCTCGCCCACCGCCAGTCCGTGCACCGCCTGCGGCAGACCGAGGCCGCCTCGGCCCGGGACCGCGGCCAGGACGCCCCCGAGCCCGCCGAACTGGAGCGCCAGATCCGCGCCGCCTCCACCGCCGCCCGCGCCGACTACATCGTCACGTCCATGCCCGCCCCGCTGCGCGCCGCCCTGGAACTGGCCTACTTCCAGCGCCGCGACTACCGCCAGACCGCCGCCGACCTCGGCGTCACCGAGGACGAGGCCCGGCGACGGCTGCGGCTGGGCCTGCAACTGCTGTCCACCGCGCACAACCACCAGGCCCTGCCGCCCGCCCGGCCGGCGGAGTCCCCACCGGGCGGCCCCGGACCCGGACGGCAACTGTGA
- a CDS encoding succinic semialdehyde dehydrogenase, translating to MTDSQDTGTRTSAPAGAAPAADRDAPAGGNPVARAAAGTRTAADVVTPHLVTRLTRGVTGSGRTASHTPYTGEKLADLPESTPEDVASAFERARAAQRAWAEVPVRQRAAVLLRFHDLVLRRQAEVLDLIQLETGKARLHAHEEIQAVAVAARHYGRKAPAYLRPRSHTGVVPTLTKVTELRQPRGVVGQIAPWNYPFELSVGDALPAFAAGNAVVMKPDTETALTALWAREQLIEAGLPPEVWQVVLGDGPVVGPEVVKHADYVSFTGSTRTGREVAQGAAARLVGVSLELGGKNAMLVLDDADVDKAAAGAVRGCFSSAGQLCVSIERLYVHASIADTFVERFAARTKAMRLGNALAYGADMGSLAGERQLETVTRHVDEAVAKGATLVAGGRARPDIGPLFYEPTILDGVESPMAVCEEETFGPVVSVYRFHDVDEAVARANATPYGLNSSVWTRDGRRGRAVAARLRTGTVNVNEAYAAGYGSVQSPMGGMGDSGLGRRHGSEGILKYTEAQTVAHQRLMPLAPSFGMDDEKYAAFMNRSLRAMKALRLR from the coding sequence ATGACGGACTCGCAGGACACCGGAACCCGCACCTCCGCACCCGCCGGCGCCGCGCCCGCCGCCGACCGGGACGCCCCCGCCGGCGGCAACCCCGTCGCCCGCGCCGCCGCCGGCACCCGTACCGCCGCCGACGTGGTCACCCCGCACCTGGTCACCCGCCTCACCCGCGGCGTGACCGGCAGCGGCCGGACCGCCAGTCACACGCCGTACACCGGTGAGAAGCTGGCGGACCTGCCCGAGTCCACGCCCGAGGACGTCGCCTCCGCCTTCGAGCGGGCCCGCGCCGCCCAGCGCGCCTGGGCCGAGGTCCCCGTACGGCAGCGCGCCGCCGTCCTGCTGCGCTTCCACGACCTCGTACTGCGCCGCCAGGCCGAGGTGCTGGACCTGATCCAGTTGGAGACCGGCAAGGCCCGGCTGCACGCCCACGAGGAGATCCAGGCCGTCGCCGTCGCGGCCCGGCACTACGGGCGCAAGGCACCCGCGTACCTGCGCCCCCGGAGCCACACCGGCGTCGTACCGACCCTCACCAAGGTCACCGAACTGCGGCAGCCGCGCGGCGTCGTGGGGCAGATCGCGCCCTGGAACTACCCCTTCGAGCTGTCCGTCGGTGACGCGCTGCCCGCCTTCGCCGCCGGCAACGCCGTCGTCATGAAGCCCGACACGGAGACCGCGCTGACCGCCCTGTGGGCCCGTGAGCAGCTCATCGAGGCCGGGCTGCCCCCGGAGGTCTGGCAGGTCGTGCTCGGCGACGGGCCGGTCGTCGGCCCCGAGGTCGTCAAGCACGCCGACTACGTCTCCTTCACCGGCTCCACCCGCACCGGCCGCGAGGTCGCCCAGGGCGCCGCCGCCCGCCTGGTCGGCGTCTCCCTCGAACTCGGCGGCAAGAACGCCATGCTGGTGCTGGACGACGCCGACGTGGACAAGGCCGCCGCGGGCGCCGTACGCGGCTGCTTCTCCTCGGCGGGCCAGCTCTGCGTCTCCATAGAGCGGCTGTACGTCCACGCGTCCATAGCCGACACCTTCGTGGAGCGCTTCGCCGCGCGCACGAAGGCGATGCGCCTGGGCAACGCCCTCGCCTACGGCGCCGACATGGGCTCATTGGCCGGCGAACGCCAGTTGGAGACCGTCACCCGGCACGTGGACGAGGCCGTCGCCAAGGGCGCCACCCTGGTCGCCGGCGGCCGCGCCCGCCCGGACATCGGCCCGCTGTTCTACGAGCCCACCATCCTCGACGGCGTCGAGTCCCCGATGGCCGTGTGCGAGGAGGAGACCTTCGGGCCGGTCGTCTCGGTCTACCGGTTCCACGACGTGGACGAGGCGGTGGCCCGCGCCAACGCCACGCCGTACGGCCTGAACTCCAGCGTCTGGACCAGGGACGGCCGCCGCGGCCGGGCCGTCGCCGCCCGGCTGCGTACCGGCACCGTCAACGTCAACGAGGCGTACGCCGCGGGCTACGGCAGCGTCCAGTCCCCGATGGGCGGCATGGGCGACTCCGGCCTCGGCCGCCGCCACGGCTCCGAGGGCATCCTGAAGTACACCGAGGCGCAGACCGTCGCCCACCAGCGCCTGATGCCGCTCGCCCCGTCGTTCGGCATGGACGACGAGAAGTACGCGGCGTTCATGAACCGCAGCCTGCGCGCGATGAAGGCGCTCCGCCTCCGCTGA
- the purU gene encoding formyltetrahydrofolate deformylase, producing MSDSQPSTPDQYVLTLSCPDKQGIVHAVSSYLFMTGCNIEDSQQFGDHDTGLFFMRVHFGADATVSLEKLRASFAAVGDSFQMDWQIHRADEKMRIVLMVSKFGHCLNDLLFRSRIGALPVEIAAVVSNHTDFAELVGSYGIPFHHIPVTKDTKAAAEAQLLELVREENVELVVLARYMQVLSDDLCKALSGRIINIHHSFLPSFKGAKPYHQAHARGVKLIGATAHYVTADLDEGPIIEQEVERVGHGVTPDQLVAVGRDVECQALARAVKWHSERRVLLNGTRTVVFA from the coding sequence ATGAGCGACTCGCAGCCCAGTACCCCCGACCAGTACGTCCTCACCCTCTCCTGCCCGGACAAGCAGGGCATCGTGCACGCGGTGTCCAGCTACCTCTTCATGACCGGTTGCAACATCGAGGACAGCCAGCAGTTCGGGGACCACGACACCGGGCTCTTCTTCATGCGGGTCCACTTCGGCGCGGACGCCACGGTCAGCCTGGAGAAGCTGCGTGCCAGCTTCGCCGCGGTCGGCGACTCCTTCCAGATGGACTGGCAGATCCACCGCGCCGACGAGAAGATGCGCATCGTCCTGATGGTGTCCAAGTTCGGGCACTGCCTCAACGACCTGCTCTTCCGCTCCCGCATCGGCGCCCTGCCGGTCGAGATCGCGGCCGTGGTCTCCAACCACACCGACTTCGCCGAGCTGGTGGGCTCGTACGGCATCCCCTTCCACCACATCCCGGTGACCAAGGACACCAAGGCCGCCGCCGAGGCGCAGCTTCTGGAGCTGGTGCGCGAGGAGAACGTCGAGCTGGTCGTGCTGGCCCGCTACATGCAGGTGCTCTCCGACGACCTGTGCAAGGCGCTCTCCGGGCGGATCATCAACATCCACCACTCCTTCCTGCCGAGCTTCAAGGGCGCCAAGCCCTACCACCAGGCGCACGCGCGCGGCGTGAAGCTCATCGGCGCCACCGCGCACTACGTGACGGCGGACCTCGACGAGGGCCCGATCATCGAGCAGGAGGTCGAGCGCGTCGGCCACGGCGTCACGCCGGACCAGCTCGTGGCGGTCGGCCGGGACGTGGAGTGCCAGGCCCTGGCGCGCGCCGTGAAGTGGCACAGCGAGCGCCGCGTCCTGCTCAACGGCACGCGCACCGTCGTCTTCGCGTAA